Part of the Paludisphaera borealis genome, TATTTGCTCAACCGCTCGACGACGGTCTTGCGGTCGGCGTCCTTGATTTCGGGCGCCTTCTCGATGAGTTCGACGGCCTTCTTGACCGCATCGGCCTTGCTGACGCCGTCGAGCTCGCCGAGTCGCTGTTCGAGGGTCGCGATCAGGCTATCGAGCGTTTGGGCCTGCGGGGCCATCTTGCTTTTGACCTCGGCCTCTTTTTGGGCCGACTTGCCCGACGGGGCGTCGGGGTCGGGCAGGCTGGCGCGGACCTTCTCGGCCTTCGCGGCGCTGGCCTTGGCCTTGGCGCTCGTCTGTTCCGGCAGGCCCTTGTAGCGCTGGATGAACTCCTGGACCAGAGTTTCGGGCGTGTGCATGGCGGCCTTGTCGAACACGGGGGTGTCGCCCCCGCACCCGGGGGCCGCCATCGACGAGACGATCGTGACGACCGCCGAGAGGGCGACGAAAATCCACTTGAGGCGTTGCGAGGCGAAAATCTGTCGGGTCATGTGCTCGTCTCGAATCGAGGCAGAGGCGGAAAAGGAAGGTCGTCGGGTTCTCAATACGCGTCGGCCGAGATCACCTCGCCGCCGTTGCGGGTGCCGAGCGCCCACCACGTCGGCAGGTCGACCGAGTTCTTGACGAACCGGACCGAGCCGTCCATGAAGGCGACGTTGACGCCGCCGGGATGGTTGCTGCTGGGGTTGGCGCCGGAGTCGCCTTCGAAGCAGCGGAGCGTGTTCGAGTAGTAGACGTGGATCGTCGGGGCGTTGGGGGGGAACAGGTGAGCGTACAGGTGCCCTTCCCAGGCGTCGGTGAACGCCCAGCTCGCCCCCTTGTACATCGTCCAATCGGTCCAGTTGACCGCCGGGCCCTTGAGGCCGTCGCGAACCACCGCCCAGATGTCGACGTCGGGCTGCTCGATCAGCGCCGAGTCGGTGTAGTTGAACCGGCGTCGCGGGTCGCTCGAATTGCCCGAGCCGTCGTTCATCAGGAACTCGCTCGCAGCGGCCGTGTTGGAGAGCCCGTCGGTGATCGACGCGACCGAGACGTTCACGTTGGTGTTATTGGCCTTGCCCGCGTCGCCGCAGGGGCCGACCGTGTTGTACATCCGGGACGTCGAGATCACACCCAGGTG contains:
- a CDS encoding DUF1559 domain-containing protein yields the protein MSAPGPRRGFTLIELLVVIAIIAVLIALLLPAVQSAREAARRMQCTNNLKQIGLGIHNYMSTFNTTPVHEYRRADENGGTLGTAGNRAWHCQILPFIEEKPMYDAFNFAYSDGFYGNNNIVNGVNATVQRSSIATFLCPSDGITCLPQDGVVNTGTGKLGNNNYAGNTARPRNILMPGQAPNNGNLPGHLGVISTSRMYNTVGPCGDAGKANNTNVNVSVASITDGLSNTAAASEFLMNDGSGNSSDPRRRFNYTDSALIEQPDVDIWAVVRDGLKGPAVNWTDWTMYKGASWAFTDAWEGHLYAHLFPPNAPTIHVYYSNTLRCFEGDSGANPSSNHPGGVNVAFMDGSVRFVKNSVDLPTWWALGTRNGGEVISADAY